The proteins below come from a single Poecilia reticulata strain Guanapo linkage group LG5, Guppy_female_1.0+MT, whole genome shotgun sequence genomic window:
- the itih3a.1 gene encoding inter-alpha-trypsin inhibitor heavy chain H3a isoform X1, translated as MSGLLGVRLLLWVCGCLWLASPTSGALVIFEDDEAPEEMTGATKMLQKRSTNEAMGEVLSVTVDCTVTNRFAHTVMTSVALNKANTSKEIFFDVELPKSAFITNFSMEIEGKVYVGDVKEKEKAKKQYEKAVSSGQTAGLVKASGRKMEKFSVSVNIAAESNVTFILTYEELLQRKLGQYEILIRVKPKSLVEQFQISTNIYEPQGLSHVDAHATFLSNELLPLVEKTVLDKKAHISFSPTVEQQRKCPGCDGTLIDGDFIIKYDVNRQESVGDIQIVNGYFVHFFAPPNLPRVPKNVVFVIDRSGSMSGTKMVQTRDALVAILEDLHEEDHFALIQFDSAILSWKESLTKATKENVAEAKNYGRSIRDNGATDINQAVLDGVKMLKRDRQENRLPERSIDMIILLTDGMPNSGVSDIPKIQENVRSAIGGNMSLFCLGFGNDVDYNFLDVMSKENKGLARRVFEASDATLQLQDFYEEVASPLLLEVDLVYPDNAVDYVTTSHFPQLFNGSEIVVAGRLTDNDLDNFLVEVLGQGFEDDYKVQGQASVVDWNVMYPDETYIFGDFTERLWAYLTIQQLLEKSKIGAADEKANATAKALEMSLQYSFVTPLTSMVVTKPETEDGTDSPLIADKLTEEQRQQAERLRPMAYSGVASHFIPVPAQYLPSPVYLVDGDPHFIIELPGRNDSLCFNINNVPGTIFNLVRDPEAGVFVNGQIIGDKKIPPDGKINTYFWRFGIVHLTLGVSLQVTTQYISVSQDGQDAKLLWTDTASLKGPNVDVVVTKDGSLTVTLKGSVKFVILLHKVWKKHPYHRDYLGFYTLDTHLLSPSVHGLLGQFYHGIEYEVTDLRPGESPEKPDATMFAKGHQLNVTRGWQRDFRRDVKNGENVPCWFIHNNGSGLIDGAAADYVVSSLFTAI; from the exons ATGTCTGGTCTGTTGGGTGTCCGGCTGCTGCTGTGGGTCTGCGGCTGCCTCTGGCTTGCCAGCCCAACATCTGGAGCGCTGGTCATCTTCGAGGACGATGAGGCTCCGGAG GAAATGACAGGAGCTACCAAAATGCTTCAG AAAAGAAGTACAAACGAGGCAATG GGGGAAGTGCTCAGCGTGACGGTGGACTGCACCGTGACGAACCGCTTCGCCCACACCGTCATGACCTCGGTGGCCCTGAACAAAGCCAACACGTCAAAGGAAATCTTTTTTGACGTGGAGCTCCCGAAGTCTGCCTTCATCACAAATTTCAGCAT GGAGATTGAAGGGAAGGTGTACGTCGGAGAtgtgaaggagaaggagaaagctAAGAAACAATATGAGAAGGCCGTTTCATCCGGACAGACGGCGGGACTGGTCAA ggCTTCTGGGAGGAAGATGGAGAAGTTTTCTGTGTCGGTCAACATTGCAGCTGAAAGCAACGTGACTTTCATCTTGACCTACGAGGAGCTCCTTCAGAGAAAACTGGGCCAGTATGAGATTCTGATCCGGGTCAAACCCAAAAGTCTGGTCGAGCAGTTCCAG ATTTCGACCAACATCTATGAGCCTCAGGGCCTGTCTCACGTTGATGCCCACGCCACTTTCCTCTCCAACGAGCTGCTCCCCCTAGTGGAGAAAACAGTCCTAGATAAGAAG GCTCACATCTCCTTCTCTCCAACcgtggagcagcagaggaagtgtcCAGGCTGCGACGGGACGCTGATAGATGGCGATTTCATCATCAAGTATGACGTAAACAGACAGGAGAGCGTCGGGGACATTCAG ATTGTGAACGGCTACTTTGTGCACTTCTTTGCGCCCCCTAACCTGCCCAGGGTGCCAAAGAATGTGGTGTTTGTTATCGACAGGAGCGGGTCGATGAGCGGCACAAAGATGGTGCAG ACCCGAGATGCACTGGTGGCCATTTTGGAGGACCTCCATGAAGAGGACCACTTTGCGCTCATCCAGTTTGACTCCGCCATTCTGTCCTGGAAGGAGTCTCTCACCAAAGCGACCAAAGAAAACGTGGCTGAAGCAAAGAACTACGGCAGGTCAATCCGAGACAATGGAG CTACTGATATAAACCAGGCAGTGCTGGATGGAGTAAAAATGCTgaagagagacagacaggagaACCGGCTCCCTGAGAGAAGCATCGACATGATCATCTTACTGACTGATGGAATGCCAAACTCTG GCGTGTCTGACATCCCAAAGATCCAGGAGAACGTGCGTTCTGCCATCGGGGGAAACATGTCTCTGTTCTGTCTTGGATTCGGAAACGACGTGGACTACAACTTCCTTGATGTGATGAGCAAAGAGAACAAAGGACTGGCTCGCAGGGTCTTTGAAGCTTCGGACGCaactctgcagctccag GATTTCTATGAAGAAGTGGCCAGCCCGCTGCTGTTGGAGGTGGACCTGGTATATCCAGACAATGCAGTCGACTACGTGACCACCTCTCACTTCCCTCAGTTGTTCAACGGCTCGGAGATTGTGGTGGCGGGTCGGTTGACAGACAACGACCTGGACAACTTTCTGGTGGAAGTCCTTGGCCAGGGC TTTGAAGATGACTACAAAGTGCAAGGTCAGGCCAGTGTTGTTGACTGGAACGTGATGTACCCGGATGAGACTTACATCTTTGGAGATTTCACCGAGCGTCTGTGGGCTTACCTCACCATCCAACAGCTCCTGGAGAAAAG TAAGATTGGTGCAGCAGATGAAAAGGCCAATGCCACAGCCAAGGCCCTGGAAATGTCTCTGCAGTACAGCTTTGTCACTCCTCTCACCTCCATGGTGGTGACCAAACCTGAAACAGAAGACGGCACAGACAGCCCTCTCATCGCGGACAAACTGactgagg AGCAAAGACAGCAAGCAGAAAGACTGAGACCAATGG CATACTCAGGAGTTGCATCGCATTTCATCCCTGTCCCAGCACAGTATCTACCTTCTCCAGTGTATTTAG TGGATGGAGATCCCCACTTTATTATAGAGCTTCCTGGGAGAAACGACTCTCTGTGCTTCAACATCAACAACGTACCAGGAACCATTTTCAATCTGGTCCGTGATCCAGAAGCAG GTGTTTTTGTCAACGGTCAGATCATAGGAGACAAGAAGATTCCTCCAGATGGGAAAATTAACACTTATTTTTGGCGTTTCGGCATCGTCCACCTGACTTTGGGCGTCAGCCTGCAGGTGACCACTCAGTACATCTCAGTTTCGCAGGACGGTCAAGACGCCAAGCTGCTGTGGACGGATACAGCCTCTCTCAAAGGACCCAA CGTGGATGTTGTGGTCACTAAAGACGGCAGCCTGACTGTAACACTAAAGGGCTCCGTTAAGTTTGTGATCCTGCTCCACAAAGTGTGGAAGAAGCACCCCTACCACCGGGACTACCTGGGTTTCTACACCCTGGACACCCACCTTCTGTCCCCTTCTGTTCATGGCTTGCTAG GTCAGTTTTACCACGGGATTGAGTACGAGGTGACAGATTTGCGTCCCGGGGAATCCCCAGAGAAACCAGACGCCACCATGTTTGCAAAAGGACACCAGCTCAACGTGACCAG AGGCTGGCAGAGAGACTTCAGAAGAGACGTGAAGAACGGCGAGAATGTTCCCTGCTGGTTCATCCACAACAACGGATCGGGCCTCATCGACGGAGCGGCGGCAGACTACGTTGTGTCGAGCCTTTTCACTGCCATCTGA
- the itih3a.1 gene encoding inter-alpha-trypsin inhibitor heavy chain H3a isoform X2, whose product MSGLLGVRLLLWVCGCLWLASPTSGALVIFEDDEAPEKRSTNEAMGEVLSVTVDCTVTNRFAHTVMTSVALNKANTSKEIFFDVELPKSAFITNFSMEIEGKVYVGDVKEKEKAKKQYEKAVSSGQTAGLVKASGRKMEKFSVSVNIAAESNVTFILTYEELLQRKLGQYEILIRVKPKSLVEQFQISTNIYEPQGLSHVDAHATFLSNELLPLVEKTVLDKKAHISFSPTVEQQRKCPGCDGTLIDGDFIIKYDVNRQESVGDIQIVNGYFVHFFAPPNLPRVPKNVVFVIDRSGSMSGTKMVQTRDALVAILEDLHEEDHFALIQFDSAILSWKESLTKATKENVAEAKNYGRSIRDNGATDINQAVLDGVKMLKRDRQENRLPERSIDMIILLTDGMPNSGVSDIPKIQENVRSAIGGNMSLFCLGFGNDVDYNFLDVMSKENKGLARRVFEASDATLQLQDFYEEVASPLLLEVDLVYPDNAVDYVTTSHFPQLFNGSEIVVAGRLTDNDLDNFLVEVLGQGFEDDYKVQGQASVVDWNVMYPDETYIFGDFTERLWAYLTIQQLLEKSKIGAADEKANATAKALEMSLQYSFVTPLTSMVVTKPETEDGTDSPLIADKLTEEQRQQAERLRPMAYSGVASHFIPVPAQYLPSPVYLVDGDPHFIIELPGRNDSLCFNINNVPGTIFNLVRDPEAGVFVNGQIIGDKKIPPDGKINTYFWRFGIVHLTLGVSLQVTTQYISVSQDGQDAKLLWTDTASLKGPNVDVVVTKDGSLTVTLKGSVKFVILLHKVWKKHPYHRDYLGFYTLDTHLLSPSVHGLLGQFYHGIEYEVTDLRPGESPEKPDATMFAKGHQLNVTRGWQRDFRRDVKNGENVPCWFIHNNGSGLIDGAAADYVVSSLFTAI is encoded by the exons ATGTCTGGTCTGTTGGGTGTCCGGCTGCTGCTGTGGGTCTGCGGCTGCCTCTGGCTTGCCAGCCCAACATCTGGAGCGCTGGTCATCTTCGAGGACGATGAGGCTCCGGAG AAAAGAAGTACAAACGAGGCAATG GGGGAAGTGCTCAGCGTGACGGTGGACTGCACCGTGACGAACCGCTTCGCCCACACCGTCATGACCTCGGTGGCCCTGAACAAAGCCAACACGTCAAAGGAAATCTTTTTTGACGTGGAGCTCCCGAAGTCTGCCTTCATCACAAATTTCAGCAT GGAGATTGAAGGGAAGGTGTACGTCGGAGAtgtgaaggagaaggagaaagctAAGAAACAATATGAGAAGGCCGTTTCATCCGGACAGACGGCGGGACTGGTCAA ggCTTCTGGGAGGAAGATGGAGAAGTTTTCTGTGTCGGTCAACATTGCAGCTGAAAGCAACGTGACTTTCATCTTGACCTACGAGGAGCTCCTTCAGAGAAAACTGGGCCAGTATGAGATTCTGATCCGGGTCAAACCCAAAAGTCTGGTCGAGCAGTTCCAG ATTTCGACCAACATCTATGAGCCTCAGGGCCTGTCTCACGTTGATGCCCACGCCACTTTCCTCTCCAACGAGCTGCTCCCCCTAGTGGAGAAAACAGTCCTAGATAAGAAG GCTCACATCTCCTTCTCTCCAACcgtggagcagcagaggaagtgtcCAGGCTGCGACGGGACGCTGATAGATGGCGATTTCATCATCAAGTATGACGTAAACAGACAGGAGAGCGTCGGGGACATTCAG ATTGTGAACGGCTACTTTGTGCACTTCTTTGCGCCCCCTAACCTGCCCAGGGTGCCAAAGAATGTGGTGTTTGTTATCGACAGGAGCGGGTCGATGAGCGGCACAAAGATGGTGCAG ACCCGAGATGCACTGGTGGCCATTTTGGAGGACCTCCATGAAGAGGACCACTTTGCGCTCATCCAGTTTGACTCCGCCATTCTGTCCTGGAAGGAGTCTCTCACCAAAGCGACCAAAGAAAACGTGGCTGAAGCAAAGAACTACGGCAGGTCAATCCGAGACAATGGAG CTACTGATATAAACCAGGCAGTGCTGGATGGAGTAAAAATGCTgaagagagacagacaggagaACCGGCTCCCTGAGAGAAGCATCGACATGATCATCTTACTGACTGATGGAATGCCAAACTCTG GCGTGTCTGACATCCCAAAGATCCAGGAGAACGTGCGTTCTGCCATCGGGGGAAACATGTCTCTGTTCTGTCTTGGATTCGGAAACGACGTGGACTACAACTTCCTTGATGTGATGAGCAAAGAGAACAAAGGACTGGCTCGCAGGGTCTTTGAAGCTTCGGACGCaactctgcagctccag GATTTCTATGAAGAAGTGGCCAGCCCGCTGCTGTTGGAGGTGGACCTGGTATATCCAGACAATGCAGTCGACTACGTGACCACCTCTCACTTCCCTCAGTTGTTCAACGGCTCGGAGATTGTGGTGGCGGGTCGGTTGACAGACAACGACCTGGACAACTTTCTGGTGGAAGTCCTTGGCCAGGGC TTTGAAGATGACTACAAAGTGCAAGGTCAGGCCAGTGTTGTTGACTGGAACGTGATGTACCCGGATGAGACTTACATCTTTGGAGATTTCACCGAGCGTCTGTGGGCTTACCTCACCATCCAACAGCTCCTGGAGAAAAG TAAGATTGGTGCAGCAGATGAAAAGGCCAATGCCACAGCCAAGGCCCTGGAAATGTCTCTGCAGTACAGCTTTGTCACTCCTCTCACCTCCATGGTGGTGACCAAACCTGAAACAGAAGACGGCACAGACAGCCCTCTCATCGCGGACAAACTGactgagg AGCAAAGACAGCAAGCAGAAAGACTGAGACCAATGG CATACTCAGGAGTTGCATCGCATTTCATCCCTGTCCCAGCACAGTATCTACCTTCTCCAGTGTATTTAG TGGATGGAGATCCCCACTTTATTATAGAGCTTCCTGGGAGAAACGACTCTCTGTGCTTCAACATCAACAACGTACCAGGAACCATTTTCAATCTGGTCCGTGATCCAGAAGCAG GTGTTTTTGTCAACGGTCAGATCATAGGAGACAAGAAGATTCCTCCAGATGGGAAAATTAACACTTATTTTTGGCGTTTCGGCATCGTCCACCTGACTTTGGGCGTCAGCCTGCAGGTGACCACTCAGTACATCTCAGTTTCGCAGGACGGTCAAGACGCCAAGCTGCTGTGGACGGATACAGCCTCTCTCAAAGGACCCAA CGTGGATGTTGTGGTCACTAAAGACGGCAGCCTGACTGTAACACTAAAGGGCTCCGTTAAGTTTGTGATCCTGCTCCACAAAGTGTGGAAGAAGCACCCCTACCACCGGGACTACCTGGGTTTCTACACCCTGGACACCCACCTTCTGTCCCCTTCTGTTCATGGCTTGCTAG GTCAGTTTTACCACGGGATTGAGTACGAGGTGACAGATTTGCGTCCCGGGGAATCCCCAGAGAAACCAGACGCCACCATGTTTGCAAAAGGACACCAGCTCAACGTGACCAG AGGCTGGCAGAGAGACTTCAGAAGAGACGTGAAGAACGGCGAGAATGTTCCCTGCTGGTTCATCCACAACAACGGATCGGGCCTCATCGACGGAGCGGCGGCAGACTACGTTGTGTCGAGCCTTTTCACTGCCATCTGA